One part of the Haliotis asinina isolate JCU_RB_2024 chromosome 2, JCU_Hal_asi_v2, whole genome shotgun sequence genome encodes these proteins:
- the LOC137271745 gene encoding tyramine beta-hydroxylase-like: protein MDLRYSLSLIYLLLQCTSCYRHYQEEVPNGDQVPHPCKPNFIWRGVGHLSALGGGDNNQFGLDFANKGHKWTKTLCEMDSDGDGKSNGMELGDPKCEWTPSSGVFPERTTQITHPGVCDPLDSPKCESKVVNCDTEEFICPAITEPHVLNITLLFPRTLVPAVETSYMCMTFDLEFPEEFPADQEYHLIATQPVIDNPNVMHHITVSGCADTASKIPEPKNCFMAQSSCNINMGLWTLGMTGECIYHEAGFKIGGRGTHTVMMQFHWTNPELVTDYWDSSGMILYYTPKLRKYNAGFFYTGQTNLEIPAGQSRVTLTSTCSSECTQINVDNSVYITTGLNHMHYLGYQQNVELFRDGQKVRDLTKDDVYSYDNPIIHEFNPPVQLLPGDSLETTCTYRSLSRTRTTFFGEGTYDEMCYGIFTIFPIENMTSPSCVTWGSIEECSLEIGALKKCNFLKFLNISDPETKSMRQMVLDNCNFYGTCRPECPEALAKAKEDPCLQGEMGDYSLWSLSWSQSAEDIKFVSALSSCNCLTNQPLGVKDDTRDNAGGSFRVSFSVIAASLVAYSIGAI from the exons ATGGATTTAAG ATACAGCCTGTCGCTGATATACCTGCTGCTGCAGTGTACCAGCTGCTACCGACACTACCAGGAAGAAGTCCCCAACGGGGATCAGGTTCCTCATCCCTGCAAACCCAACTTTATATGGCGAGGGGTCGGGCATCTCAGTGCTTTGGGGGGAGGCGACAATAATCAATTCGGCCTCGACTTTGCTAACAAGGGTCATAAG TGGACTAAGACATTGTGTGAGATGGACTCGGACGGCGATGGGAAGTCTAACGGTATGGAACTTGGTGATCCCAAATGTGAATGGACACCTTCCAGTGGTGTCTTTCCAGAGAGGACGACCCAGATAACACACCCAG GCGTATGTGATCCCCTTGACAGTCCGAAATGCGAGTCGAAGGTCGTCAACTGTGACACAGAGGAGTTCATATGCCCCGCCATTACCGAACCAC ATGTTCTCAACATAACACTCCTGTTCCCACGAACGTTAGTGCCTGCGGTTGAAACCTCCTACATGTGCATGACCTTTGACCTGGAGTTTCCGGAGGAGTTTCCCGCAGATCAAGAATACCACCTGATAGCGACACAGCCAGTGATTGACAACCCCAACGTCATGCATCACATAACAGTCTCCGGATGCGCGGACACAG cCAGTAAGATTCCAGAACCAAAGAACTGCTTCATGGCGCAAAGCAGCTGCAACATCAACATGGGTCTGTGGACGCTGGGGATGACTGGGGAGTGTATCTACCACGAAGCTGGATTCAAGATAGGCGGGAGAGGCACTCACACAGTCATGATGCAG TTCCACTGGACTAACCCCGAGCTGGTGACCGACTACTGGGATAGTTCCGGCATGATTCTGTACTACACCCCAAAACTCCGCAAATACAACGCTGGTTTCTTCTACACTGGGCAGACAAACTTAGAGATTCCTGCAGGACAGTCACGCGTCACTCTGACGTCAACCTGCAgctctgaatgtacacagataaaCGTCGACAACAGTGTCTACATCACCACTGGCCTCAACCACATGCACTACCTAG GTTACCAACAGAATGTAGAATTGTTCCGGGATGGTCAAAAGGTTCGGGACCTGACCAAGGACGACGTTTACAGCTACGATAATCCCATCATCCATGA GTTCAACCCTCCTGTTCAACTCCTCCCCGGCGacagtctggagacgacgtgtACCTACAGGTCGCTGTCAAGGACAAGAACCACCTTCTTTGGGGAAGGCACATATGATGAAATGTGCTACGGCATCTTCACCATATTTCCTATTGAGAACATGACGAGCCCTTCCTGTGTCACCTGGGGATCTATTGAGGAATGCAGTCTGGAGATAGGCGCTCTTAAAAAATGCAACTTCCTGAAATTTCTGAATATATCCGATCCTGAAACAAAGTCTATGAGGCAAATG GTTCTGGACAACTGCAACTTCTATGGAACATGTCGTCCAGAATGTCCTGAAGCTTTAGCTAAAGCTAAGGAAGATCCTTGTCTGCAGGGGGAAATGGGGGACTACTCTCTGTGGTCACTCTCCTGGTCTCAGTCTGCAGAGGACATCAAATTTGTGTCAGCACTCTCGTCATGCAACTGTCTAACAAACCAACCGCTCGGCGTTAAAGACGACACACGAGACAACGCCGGAGGCTCTTTTAGAGTGTCATTTTCAGTGATTGCTGCATCTCTGGTGGCCTATAGTATTGGCGCCATATAA